One Roseimaritima multifibrata DNA window includes the following coding sequences:
- a CDS encoding CPBP family intramembrane glutamic endopeptidase codes for MQDPIDPAPDEVSSAFAYQPVSTGLSDEATTTVAPEAAPRIWPVILVVLASILTFIMGTGIAILAGQWIATGSVATTQAEAIKAMGAIKDSRWAFTLTVVLPQIALVVPAVVASLLSPRGFRQRLRLVRGNWPWWGWLAAALATPLVGLVASIGAGMFLEESEALKEMTKMFRELGRSGFLIPLALMIGGMPAICEEFLFRGYIQTRLNRRWGPTIGILVASTIFAIFHLDPVHAIGVFPIGLWMGWLAYRSGSIIPAMIAHMINNVLAVVGVVVDPSESPEAFAVPIAIVAILILGGGFIGMIGVTAATFFFPPQKSTVEPTLVTETPQANG; via the coding sequence ATGCAAGACCCCATCGACCCGGCACCCGACGAGGTCTCATCCGCATTCGCCTACCAGCCTGTTTCCACAGGGCTCTCGGACGAGGCGACCACCACGGTCGCCCCGGAAGCCGCTCCGCGAATCTGGCCGGTCATTCTGGTCGTCCTAGCCTCCATCCTGACGTTCATCATGGGCACGGGGATCGCAATCCTGGCAGGCCAGTGGATCGCTACCGGCAGCGTGGCAACAACCCAAGCCGAAGCGATCAAAGCGATGGGGGCGATCAAAGATTCGCGATGGGCTTTTACGCTGACAGTTGTCCTGCCGCAAATCGCCTTGGTTGTCCCTGCCGTAGTGGCATCCCTGCTATCCCCTCGTGGCTTTCGACAACGCCTGAGGCTCGTCCGTGGTAATTGGCCTTGGTGGGGCTGGTTGGCGGCCGCATTGGCCACACCACTTGTCGGACTGGTGGCCTCCATCGGGGCAGGAATGTTTTTGGAGGAAAGCGAAGCCCTAAAGGAAATGACGAAAATGTTCCGCGAACTGGGGCGTTCCGGTTTCCTGATTCCGCTGGCATTGATGATCGGTGGGATGCCGGCAATCTGTGAGGAATTCCTCTTTCGCGGATACATCCAGACTCGACTAAATCGACGCTGGGGCCCCACGATCGGGATCCTGGTCGCGTCTACAATTTTCGCTATTTTTCATCTCGACCCGGTACATGCAATCGGCGTCTTCCCGATCGGATTATGGATGGGATGGCTGGCCTATCGAAGCGGTTCCATTATCCCGGCGATGATTGCACACATGATCAATAATGTTCTCGCCGTCGTTGGTGTGGTGGTCGATCCAAGTGAATCCCCCGAAGCGTTTGCCGTTCCAATCGCGATCGTCGCGATCCTAATCCTTGGTGGTGGTTTTATAGGAATGATAGGAGTCACTGCAGCGACCTTTTTCTTTCCTCCACAGAAAAGCACCGTTGAACCGACGCTGGTTACCGAGACACCGCAGGCAAACGGATAA
- a CDS encoding phytoene desaturase family protein: MSLNNINSSTSNVAEVVVIGSGLAGLSSACTLAARGHRVTVLEKNEWIGGKAAELKAEGFRFDMGPTILTLPSVLKKVFEEAGVPWEDYLDLLPLDPQWRCFFDATDKQPAAVLDLVSNVAEMQQNITRFSGDDGSAQGYAKFIEMSKGLHGVSDRFFFWRSVGGLSDTMQIGGAFSAAVLKDVLSLKMGQSVAQVVRKHVSDERVAQMMDHFTQYVGSAPDQSPAVLCGIAHMQTDEGIWYPVGGTRAVPMALHQLAIQLGVQFRTEVDVKKIDVQQGAVQGITTTTGEHVPCDAVVSNCDAVRTYRELIGGTSGRPFQSESKFEPACSGVVLYLGLNRRYEQLLHHNFIFSQDAEVEFESIYEKGEPADDLSAYVCAPAISEPSVAPEGGEALYVLVHTPYLRPGQDWKKMLPAYREKILDKLEQTAEMKGIRDSIVYESALTPQDIHDRYRVLNGAIYGLASHGKYTGAFKPGNRRKEIRGLYLAGGAAHPGPGMPMVLMSGWIAADSLDQDVHKGALA, encoded by the coding sequence ATGAGTCTAAACAATATCAATTCATCAACCTCCAACGTCGCCGAAGTGGTTGTCATCGGCAGCGGTCTGGCTGGCCTAAGCAGCGCATGCACGCTGGCAGCCCGTGGTCATCGAGTTACCGTCCTCGAAAAAAATGAGTGGATCGGAGGCAAGGCCGCCGAACTGAAGGCGGAGGGCTTTCGGTTTGATATGGGCCCCACCATCCTGACGTTACCCAGCGTTTTGAAAAAAGTCTTTGAGGAAGCCGGAGTTCCCTGGGAGGACTATTTGGATTTGCTTCCGCTGGATCCTCAATGGCGTTGTTTTTTTGACGCCACCGACAAACAGCCCGCTGCGGTCCTGGACCTGGTTTCTAATGTCGCCGAAATGCAGCAGAACATCACCCGTTTCTCTGGCGACGATGGCTCGGCACAGGGCTACGCAAAGTTCATCGAAATGTCGAAAGGCCTGCACGGGGTATCGGACCGATTCTTCTTCTGGCGAAGCGTTGGCGGACTTTCGGACACCATGCAGATTGGAGGCGCGTTCTCCGCTGCCGTACTGAAGGACGTGCTAAGCCTGAAAATGGGACAGAGCGTCGCCCAGGTCGTGCGAAAACATGTTTCCGATGAACGTGTCGCCCAGATGATGGACCACTTCACCCAGTACGTGGGCTCCGCACCCGATCAGTCTCCCGCGGTGCTGTGTGGAATCGCCCACATGCAAACCGATGAGGGAATCTGGTATCCCGTCGGGGGCACCCGAGCGGTCCCGATGGCACTGCACCAACTGGCAATCCAACTGGGCGTGCAATTTCGCACCGAAGTGGATGTCAAGAAAATTGATGTACAACAAGGCGCGGTCCAAGGCATCACGACCACCACCGGCGAGCACGTGCCGTGTGACGCCGTCGTTAGCAACTGCGATGCAGTACGGACCTATCGCGAACTGATAGGAGGAACCTCCGGCCGGCCATTCCAGTCCGAATCGAAGTTCGAACCGGCTTGCAGTGGCGTGGTCCTATACCTTGGCTTAAACCGCCGCTACGAACAGCTATTGCACCACAACTTTATCTTTAGTCAGGACGCCGAAGTCGAATTCGAATCGATCTACGAAAAGGGTGAACCGGCGGACGACCTGAGCGCGTATGTTTGTGCTCCGGCGATCAGTGAACCGTCCGTCGCACCGGAGGGCGGTGAAGCCCTTTACGTGCTGGTCCACACACCCTACTTACGTCCGGGACAGGACTGGAAGAAAATGTTGCCAGCCTACCGAGAGAAGATCCTAGACAAACTGGAACAAACCGCCGAGATGAAAGGGATTCGCGATTCGATCGTTTATGAATCCGCTCTGACGCCGCAAGACATTCACGACCGCTACCGAGTCCTGAACGGAGCGATCTACGGTTTGGCCAGCCACGGAAAATACACTGGGGCGTTCAAACCTGGGAATCGCCGTAAAGAGATCCGCGGCCTTTACTTGGCCGGGGGCGCCGCCCATCCGGGCCCCGGCATGCCGATGGTTCTAATGAGTGGCTGGATTGCGGCCGATTCGCTAGACCAAGACGTGCATAAGGGAGCCCTTGCTTAA
- a CDS encoding lysophospholipid acyltransferase family protein, whose amino-acid sequence MLKKNFHAIAVERDSLRNSEIPSDASLIVYVNHPSWWDPLIAHFLCENRFPERQFYAPIDATALQQYKVFAKLGFFGVDAKTTSGRAAFLQTSSQILQSSGTSLWMTPEGRFTDVRDQSNNYSPGLAHLCAHQSSGYVLPLAMELPFWEERLPECLLQFGTPLDLSESLSKAEWQDVLQDRMRTLQQSLAARAIARDASSFQPLLQGGKGAGKVYDGFRRLRSWIQGTPLPTQHGDKFQ is encoded by the coding sequence ATGTTGAAAAAGAATTTCCACGCAATCGCGGTAGAGCGAGATTCTTTGCGGAACTCGGAAATCCCTTCCGACGCATCGTTGATTGTTTACGTCAATCATCCCAGTTGGTGGGATCCGTTGATCGCTCATTTTTTATGCGAAAACCGCTTTCCCGAGCGTCAGTTCTACGCCCCCATCGATGCCACGGCACTCCAACAGTACAAGGTTTTTGCCAAGCTAGGATTCTTTGGTGTCGACGCGAAAACGACATCGGGACGAGCCGCTTTTTTGCAGACAAGTTCCCAAATCCTACAATCCTCCGGGACGTCGCTATGGATGACTCCCGAAGGTCGTTTTACGGACGTGCGGGATCAATCGAATAACTATTCACCTGGTTTGGCTCATCTGTGCGCGCACCAAAGTAGTGGCTATGTGCTGCCTCTGGCGATGGAACTGCCTTTTTGGGAAGAGCGGCTTCCCGAATGCCTGCTCCAGTTCGGAACTCCGCTCGATCTATCCGAATCGCTAAGCAAAGCGGAATGGCAGGACGTTTTGCAAGACCGCATGCGAACGCTTCAACAATCCCTTGCCGCGCGAGCGATCGCACGCGATGCCTCTTCCTTTCAACCGCTGCTTCAAGGCGGGAAAGGGGCGGGCAAAGTGTACGATGGATTCCGGCGTCTGCGGAGCTGGATTCAGGGGACTCCGCTCCCCACACAGCACGGGGACAAATTCCAATGA